The Oryza brachyantha chromosome 7, ObraRS2, whole genome shotgun sequence genomic interval TAGAAACAAGTATTGGTTAAGTATtggttacaaatatattgtaaaaatgaaaaaaaaatcttatccaaagtaaaaaaagaaggTTACAATGGTTCAAAGTAGAACTTTAATAATGAAAGACGGCTTAAGCAACATTCTTCGTACGGCTTATTTCTTAtattctataatataaaactaaaaaacttattaaatTATCTAAGTAATATACACATGCTATAGAAAAGGAGAGAGCTTCATTTAGTGACGGAGCTAGAAAATGTCTCACGTATAATCTTGCTTAATTTATAGTGTAATCTTCATTACTTAAATcatttaaacttgtatttcATTGGAGGTCATCGGGGTCACCTAACCCCCGACAAAATAATCTAGCTCCAACTTCATTATCATTCTTGATCTaacatgttaaaaaattaaggatATTTTATATGGATCTGGATATGGTAAAAAAGACTATGAAAAAATTAGACTGACACAAACTCAGTTGGGCGCAACAAGGCCacatctttttcttcatttaaaataattcataataacattaaatatacatttataattataatcacTAAAACATCTGGTCCATCTAAAATTATCGTGCGGCAAATTCGCATGACATCTTTTGAATatgacgaatagtcaaacatgtataaaaaagttaatggcatCAAGCTGCTATGGGGTGCATAATAGTCCATTTATTTCCCTGAGTACTATCTCATTATCTTATCGGTATTTCTGTAATTTATTCCATAGTATCCGTTTTTGAATCgctaaagataaatatataaaagttttacctataaacATAACCATAAGCAAGAAAATAATGTCTTTTATGCAATTCTAAATCAGaagagtaaatatttactctaCCTCAAGCATTCACTAAAACTATATCTATAAATAAGCAAATGACCCAAACTCCATAAGGACGCAGCAAAAGCTGCGCCAagttttctagtttttttctaaaatttgtataacaTTTATATGTAATTTGGATCCCAGGCCTAGGGCTTGAGCCCAAGCGGTTCTTGGCCTGGATCCGCCCCTGATAGTATGTATGTTAATACAATGATATCATTTTCTTCCAGGCTGACTTggtgaaaaatatcaaacaacatatttgcaaacaaaaaataattataagtagaacttttatatgtatgttcttATTGATGTAAAACCAAAGGATGGAAAATATATTAGGatgaaaacctaaaaattaactttaaatttaaggttaaaaatttaaattttggcttaaagtgatttttttgtttccaatcagatatagaaatttataattattcatttatatcagtaaaatattaaaattataaaattataaatgtgaAAGTTTTTCGAGCTCTagtaaaacttgtataaaaattttatcattctcaGTGTTTTTAGAGCAAGTCCAATAGCAAAACGTAAGTCAACTATAAGTCTACGtgaagaagaaataaaataaaaaataaaaggtgttggagataaatatataaaaaaaatattaaaatcaaaCTTATAACTAACCTTTCATAAATGTTAACTTTAATACtcactccctccgtttcatgttATAGGTTATTTTGACTTTAGTCAAAGTCAAACTActttaagtttgaccaaatttattgACCATAGCTCACATGAAGATCAGTGAATctaaatacatgtataaaacatatttattaatctataaataaatcaatataaacagaaacagaGACCGTATACATCATCTCGTACGTAATGCCGTTTTCATCATTTCTTCGTGTCCTTCTAGAAACATTGTCTGTCTGATCGCTGTTGATTATGGATTTGGTCACCAACGCGCCGAAGCAGCAGCTTACTCTGCATCCGGCAACTCACCGTGGTGTTGAGGGTTCTGCCTCTGATAGGGATGCAAATCTCTCATTATCTCCGGTTTGTTCTCAAGCTTGAATAAACGTGTTCTTCCTTCGCACCAATCCGGATTCTACAACTCAGTGAAGAAAAGTCACCAAAACACACAGTATCTTGCGTTATAGTGACTTAGCTACggtaaaaatagtaaaagtagaaatttgataattattcatttatatcagtaaaatattaaactcataaaattataaacgTGAAAGTTTTTCGAGCTGtagtaaaacttatataaaatattatcactCTCGGTGTTTCTAGAGCAAGTACTCAGTATAACGTAAGTCAACTATAAATCTACGTggagaagaaataaaataaaaaataaaagaagtcGAAGgtaaagataaagatataaaaaatattgaaatcaAATTATACCTAACCTACCCTACATGTTAACTTTAATACTCCTCctattttaagttataagttattttgacTCTAGTCAAAGTCAAACTCgtttaagtttgaccaaatctaatatagtaacatatacgacaccaaattagttttattaaatctataattaaatatattttcataatgtaTGTCTTAGGTTGTAAATGTTACtattgttttataaatttggttaaacCGAGAGTAGTTTAACTCTGATCAAAATTAAAACGACTTAAAAGGGAGCAAGTTAATAAAACGACTTAGAACGGAGTATCAGTTACTGTTAAACCGCTCTTGTCCCGGTGCCGTGCGAGATGGACTCGGCAGCAAAGCGTCTAGAAGCCTTTTTCCGCGTCCATGGTTGGACAACGCGAAAGCCAAAACTGCTCGCGTCGCCGCTGATGTCACCGCCGGTCACTCTCCGACATGACCGTGTACTACCCCAGTTGcagcagattttttttatttttaaatatttttaacaaataattttattactaaatctcggagaaaaatatttttacggTATGAATCGTTTTGATCACGtcagtgttggtggcgtgTCAAGGCAGCGCTGTCACGCAACACGGTTGGCGTGGCACGCCAGTGTTAGTGGCGTGGCAAAACGTGATAGCGTTGGTTTGCCACGCTTATGTTGAtggtgtggccaaaaggttcattcggtgaaaatattttctgtaataaaattatttattaaaaatgttttaaaaaataaaaaaaattcgctGCAGCATGCatcatcgtcgccgcctcaCCGTGCGTACACACCCTGCAGCTAGCCATCCCAGCAGTAGCACAACACAACTACCCCATGGTCAAACCTGCGGGCAGCTGCTAGCCATGGCCGCGTGACCGCGTCGTATATAAATCACCACCATCGCCGGCCAGCCGGAGTCTCAAACCACACGGCAAAACACCAGCAACAAAGCTAGCTACTCGatcaggagaaaaaaaacacctctCTCAAGTCTCAGCCAGCTGAGCTGAttccggcgaggcggccggcgaAGAAAACTCTGCGCGCCATGGGTGGTTCCGCGtggatggtggcggcggccgtggcggcggcggtggtgtcgTGGGTGTTCAACGCGGTGGTGGTGAGCCTTGTGTGGAggccccgcgccgtcgccaggcgCCTCCGCGCGCAGGGCGTCGGCGGGCCGGGGTACAGGTTCTTCTCCGGCAGCCTCGGCGAGATCAAGCGGCTCCGCGACGAGGGCGCCGGACTCGTGCTTGACGTCTCCTCCCATGACTTCGTCCCCATTGTGCAGCCACACTTCCGCAAATGGATTCCCCTCTACGGTACGCCATTTAtcccagttttttttttgtttccataCTTTTTAGCttgaattattaaaaaaagataattttaactGTTAATTTAAGATAGATTTGAACTCATGCGTGTTACAGGGAAGACATTCTTGTACTGGTTCGGGGCGCGGCCGACCATATGCTTAGCAGATGTGAGCATGGTGAGACAGGTGTTGTCAGATCGGACAGGGATGTACCCTAAGAACCTGATGAACCCATACTTTGCTCGCTTGCTCGGTAAGGGGCTTGTGCTCACCGACGGTGAAGAATGGAAGCGCCACCGTAAGGTGGTCCATCCGGCGTTTAACATGGACAAGCTCAAGATGATGACGGCGACCATGTCGGATTGTGCTCAGTCCATGATGTCTGAGTGGGAATCAGAGTTGAGGACAAAGGGTGATGGTGTGGAGATCGAGCTGAGCCGGCGGTTTGAGGAGCTCACCGCCGACGTCATCTCACACACAGCATTTGGGAGCAGCTACCTAGAAGGAAAGCAGGTCTTCCTCGCACAAAGAGAGCTTCAATTTCTTGCCTTCTCTACCTTCCTCGCCATCCAAATTCCAGGGTTCAATCACCTCCCGACCAAGAAGAATCTAAAGACATGGTCATTAGACAAGAAAGTGAGGAACATGCTCATGGACATCATCAAGAGTCGCCTTGCCAACAAGGATGTTGAAGGATACGGAAATGACCTACTTGGGCTAATGTTGGAGGCATGCGCACCAGACCACGAGGAGAGCCAGCCGCAATTGAGCATGGATGAAATCATCGACGAGTGTAAGACTTTCTTCTTCGCAGGGCATGACACCACCTCACACTTGCTCACATGGACCATGTTCTTGTTAAGCACACATCCGGAGTGGCAGGAAAAGCTTAGGGAGGAGGTGGCAACAGAGTGCGGCGATGAGGTGCCCACTGGTGATATGCTCAACAAGCTAAAGCTAGTCAACATGTTCCTTCTTGAGACCCTAAGGTTGTATGGCCCTGTCGCATTGATACAAAGGAGGGCTGGTGCGGACCTTGAGCTCAGTGGCATCAAGGTGCCCGAAGGCACCATTCTATCGATCCCGATCGCGACGATTCACCGTAGCAAGGAGGTGTGGGGCATGGATGCCAACGAGTTCAAACCAGAGAGGTTCGAGAATGGGGTGTCAAAGGCAGCGAAACATCCCAACGCATTGCTCTCCTTCTCAAGCGGGCCGAGGTCTTGTATTGGGCAGAACTTCGCCATGATCGAGGCCAAGGCTGTCATCGCCATGATCCTGCAAAAATTCTCCTTCACACTATCACCCAAGTACGTCCATACACCAACCGATGTGATCACGATACGTCCAAAGTATGGGCTCCCTATGATCCTCAAAAGCCTCAAAGTGTAGAGAGAGATAAGTGTCCATTTGTATTGGTGTATATTTTGGCGGTTCTTTTGTACACCAGATATTGTTTGTGAGCATCTGCTCCTAATAATGATGTCACTTTCTGTAATGTATAATAACATTccattttgtacaaatttggagtgtaaatttatttagtttgtttgttgattgaatttaACAAGTTTTGGTACTTCCATCTCATCATGCAAGGTACTAGTATATTACTCTTGACCCGAGCAGTATATATGTTACCATGGATCcgagattaaaaaaacaaaagacccAAATGTTGTTGCCAAGGTCATATACTTCAACATTGCATAAAATACACACAGATGCAGAGAAACAGAGCAAGTCTCTTTAAATTAAACGCAAGAACCACCTAACATTTCACTAACCTATTCATCAACTAGCCTGAAGAATAATCAAATTGATACGTAGGAGACGTTGTATACTATGCAAATATGCAGCGTTTTGCACGTAAAATCACGTGTTCATCTTTTGGGCAGGTGATTAGATTCCTCGGAAGTAGTGCTCTATGTCAGCCTATATACATTACTTATTATTGATAGTTGGATCTGAAACATATAATTATCCATATAAGATTTGGATGCAAGTGATCAAACCAGAGGGGtggttgtttagttttatggcaaaaagtcaaatatcatatttgtaaataaaaaataacttatgaataaagcttatatatatatatatattcttagcgatataaaagacaagaccgaaaattaaactacaatgaataaaactcaaaatcaactctaaatttaaggttaaaattttaaattttaacttataagcataagaaaaagtgAATAGATTGGGGTGCGAAAGGGATCCTTAATTTACTACAGCCCAGGATAGGCTCTAGATGACCCTCAGGAATCTAAAGTTGTGTAATGTCAgaacatgtgtataaaatttttatttataaattatttttaatttgtaaatatatttgacttttcCCAAAAAAGACCAACCATCACCCCCATAAAAACGTGCAAGAAATGTATGTATTACGCTATCTTTGTACGTGATGTTATAAGCGTGTTAATTTGGTACTTCCTCCGAATTAATAATTTCTATTGTTTTGGACAATGATACCACTTTTAGCATGTATCtttgactataattttttattaaaatatctaaaagaaataaataactatttaattttattgaagCACTTTTAAGAGTTAAGACTCATTGTGACAGTATTTTCAAACTagctattttaaaattatcaataatcagagttttaaaatattaatcatgcatcCTTATCCTAATAGACATGAAGTATGAAACTGGAGAAGAGGTACTTATTCAATATTTGGCACACCAGATGTTATACACTGGATCAGTTTTGTTCTTTAATATGTTAGTACAAAATTGATGGTTTTTAATGTGTAGATTCTCTGCTTTGACTGTTGGATTGGATATCGGAAGCTTCGGTATATCTAGCTCATCGACCAGGAAACACTCTAATTGACTAGAGCTTATATGAATTCGTCGATCCGGGGATGAgtcaaaacaacaaaacaaatccaaATGGCTTATAGTTGACCACTTCATATACTTTTGGAGCAAGAATCGCGTGTGGAGTTATGGTCAATTACAAGGAGGCAATGTTTAAACAATAATGTTTATAATGTCAAGTTACAAATGTTTAAAG includes:
- the LOC102702864 gene encoding cytochrome P450 709B2-like; this translates as MGGSAWMVAAAVAAAVVSWVFNAVVVSLVWRPRAVARRLRAQGVGGPGYRFFSGSLGEIKRLRDEGAGLVLDVSSHDFVPIVQPHFRKWIPLYGKTFLYWFGARPTICLADVSMVRQVLSDRTGMYPKNLMNPYFARLLGKGLVLTDGEEWKRHRKVVHPAFNMDKLKMMTATMSDCAQSMMSEWESELRTKGDGVEIELSRRFEELTADVISHTAFGSSYLEGKQVFLAQRELQFLAFSTFLAIQIPGFNHLPTKKNLKTWSLDKKVRNMLMDIIKSRLANKDVEGYGNDLLGLMLEACAPDHEESQPQLSMDEIIDECKTFFFAGHDTTSHLLTWTMFLLSTHPEWQEKLREEVATECGDEVPTGDMLNKLKLVNMFLLETLRLYGPVALIQRRAGADLELSGIKVPEGTILSIPIATIHRSKEVWGMDANEFKPERFENGVSKAAKHPNALLSFSSGPRSCIGQNFAMIEAKAVIAMILQKFSFTLSPKYVHTPTDVITIRPKYGLPMILKSLKV